The DNA region TTTCGTCTGAATTTTCTTTTGAATAGAGTCTAGTTGACCTTTCTCATCTTTAAATTCAGATTGAAGTTTTTTAGCTATCGCTTCACGTTGTGGCAAAGTTTGAAAAACTTTCGCAGTATTAACATAACCTATTTTTTCAGCAGCCTGTGCCGCATTGGCAGCTAAAGACGATGTCAAGATAACTAAACTGATACCAGCTACTTTAATAAATTTTTTCACAATCATTTCCTTACAAAAAGAGCTAAAAATTAGAATGTTCGACCTATAGTAAAGGTGAAGAACTCTTCATCATCGCCATCATAGATCTCAATGGGTTTAGCCATAGAGAAGACTAAAGGTCCCATAGGGGACACCCACTGTAGTGCAATACCATATGACGCACGATACGCGAATGGATCAGAGTAATCATAGTAGTAGTCTTTACCTGCCATGTTTGCATCCGTATCTCGATACTTAAACTCTGTATCCCACACACTCGCCACATCAATAAACACACTGGTTCGTAGCGAGTTTTGTATTTCCTCCGAAGCAAACGGCGTTGGTACGATCAACTCTATACTTGCCGTTGCTGTAGCGTTACCACCAACAGATTCATCTGTAGCAACGTAGTTAGGGTTGTTACCACCATTGGAACCACCTTGGTCATAAACTGCTTTCGGACCTGCCGAATTCGAGCCAAAGCCCCGTAATGAGGAGAAACCACCAGCATAATAGTTCTCATAGAATGGAAACAAGTTATCATTTCCATCAGTTGAACCATAACCATTTCCATACCCTAATCGACCACGTAACAAGAGTGTGAAATCTTGTTTTTTCGTTAATGGTATGTACTGTTTGGCATCATATTGCATTTTATAGTACGGAACGTCAGAGCCAGGTACGGTTATTTTAAAAGTCGCTCTTTGATGATTACCCGCGGTTGGAAAATAACCTTTATTTAAATTATTTCTCGTCCAAGAAATATTAACATCGTAATCATTTACATTCAGCTCACCCGTTTGAGAGTCATAGTTTCCTGCACTTTCTTGAGTATTTAAGAAACCTTCGTTTTGTACATATGGATCAATATTAGATATTTTATTGTGTGTATAACCAATGCCAAGCTCAATATAGTTGAGTTCATTAACTGGGAAGCCCCAAGTCAAATCAGTCCCGTAACTTTGGTTGGTATAGTCAACAATACCGGCTTCTGAAGCCTCAAATTCACTGTAGAAAACTTTACCCCCCAAACTCACACCATCGAGAGTCCAATATGGATCACGGTATTCTAAGCTAATATTTTTTTGATAATCATTGGTCATGGCATTAATACCAATTCGATTACCCGTCCCCAAGAAGTTATCTTGTTGTAATCCGACCTGAAAACTGACACCAGACTCGGTACCATAACCAATACCAAAATTAATACTGCCCGAGTTAGCCTCTTTCACGCTGTAAACCACATCAACTTGGTCATCCGTTCCCGGCACACGCTGAGTTTGAACATCAACTGTCTCAAAATAGCCGAGGCGATTAAGACGAGCTTTACCTGTTTCAATCGACTTTGAGTTCAACCAACCGCTTTCCATTTGACGCATCTCACGACGAAGTACTTCATCTTTTGTGATGTTATTGCCAGTAAAGCGGATGTCTCTCACATAAATACGATTACCAGGATCAACTTGAACCGTTAGTTTTACTTCTTTTTTAATATCATCAAATTCAGGAATGGTTTGAACTTTTGGATACGCATATCCAGACTCACCTAATGTTTTTTTAATACCATCTTCAAGCCCAGTCACTAAAGAGCCATTGTAGGTATCCCCTACAGCAAATGGCACCATCGCTTTAAAGTCAGCATCTTTACCAATAAGATCACCGCGAAATGATACGTCTTTTATTTTGTACGGTTCACCTTCATCAAGATTTAAAGTGATGTATACACCTTTTTTATCCGGTGAAATCGAAACCTGTGTCGAGGTTACTTGGAACTTCAAATAACCTCGATCAAAATAATAACTACGCAATTTTTCAATATCACCAGCAAGGACTTGCTTTTGATATTTTTCATCTGCAAGGAAGTTCCACCAAGGCACATCAGCATTTAAATCAAAACGAGAAAGGAGCTCTTTATCTGTGTAAACTTCATTACCTATAAAATTGATTTGTTGGATTTTAGCTGAAACACCTTCGGTAAAAACAAACTTTAGATCAGAGCGATTACGAGGTAGAGGGGTCACAATGGCTTTTACCGTCGCATTATATTTACCGACACTGTAGTAAAAATCTTCTAGACCTTTTTCAATTGTACTCAATTTTGTTCGATCTAATGCTTCACCAACACGGATACTTGAAGCATCTAAATTTTGCTTCAATTGCTCATCTTTAATGGCTTTATTACCAGAAAATGAAATATCAGCAATCGTCGGTCGTTCTTTCACTTTTACAAGTAAAACATCACCATCGCGGAAAACCTTCACATCTTCAAAATTCCCTGAAGAGTAAAGCGCTTGAATGATAGAAGATGCATCTTGTTCATCAACTCTATCACCCACTCGAACTGGCATTTTCAACAGCACTGCACCAAGTGCAACTCGCTGTAAACCTTCAATTTTTATATCTGAAACTTCGAAAGATTCAGCCTGTGCAACCGTACTGATCATCAGCAAGGTCATAATCCATAAACGCTTGATCGCCATAAATGTTCTTATTAATCCTTTATACTACTAGGCCTTGTTTAACCACCATGGGTGCTACAGACGAGCGAAATCATTAAAAATTGCAATTAACATCAGTGAAAAAATCGCTGCACTGCCAATTTTATATCCTACTTCTTGAATTTTTTCTGGTATTGGACGACGAATCACCGCTTCAATCGCGAAAAATAACAAATGACCACCATCTAATACGGGCAACGGCATAAGGTTGATAATCCCGAGATTAACGCTAATTAATGCTAGAAAACCTAAAAAGTACACTAAACCATAGTCAGCTGTCGCACCAGCACCTTTTGCTATCGAAATAGGCCCACTTAAATTTTTAATCCCTACATCGCCAGTAAACAACTTCTTAACCATCGTTAACGTTAAGTTAATGATCTGGCCTGTTTTCTCTACTGCTTTAGGTATGGACTCAAAAAAACCAAATTTTTGTTCAAATCGATAAGTTTCTGGCCATTCTCCCATTGATGGCGCAATACCTGCAAACCCTATTATGTCACCATTTTTTAAAGTTTTGCTATCTGGAATTAAAGTAATGTGTTCATCCAAACCATTGCGATTAACTTGTAATTCAATTGACTGATCCGGGCTTGCTTTTACCGCAACAATAAATTCTTGCCAGTCAGCAACTTTCTGACCATTTATTGCGACAAGCTTATCCCCAACTTTAAACCCTGCTTTTTCCGCTGCACTGCCTTCGCTCACATTGGAAATGGTAGAAATAATTTCAGGCCGGAATGGTTGAAACCCTAACGTTGCCATCGCGGAATCAATTTCAGGATCAAAAACCCATTCACTTGTATCTAAAGTAACCGTTCTCACCGCACCAATATCTTGCGGCGAACTCACCTTCAAAATGATTGATTCATCCCCGATATGTGAGACCAATGCCATATTGACTGAATCCCAATCTGAAGTTTGGATACCTGAAATTTCTTTTAGTTCCATCCCGGGTTCAATTCCTGCTTTTGCAATAATTGAATTAGGTGTGACATCCCCAATGACTGGCTTTACTGCGGGCACGCCAATCATAAAAACTAGCCAGTAAGCAAAAATGGCAAAAAAGAAATTAAAGGCAGGTCCGGCCGCAACAATCGCGCTACGACGCCATAAACTTTTATGGTTGAAAGCAAAGTGTTTTTGTTCGTCAGGAACATCATCCACTCTTGAATCAAGCATTTTAACAAAACCACCTAACGGAATCATGGAGATTGAATATTCCACACCATCCTTCGCTTTACGACTCCATAAAGACTTTCCAAATCCAATTGAAAATTTCTCCACTTTCACACCGCAACGGCGTGCAACCCAAAAGTGTCCAAACTCATGCACAGCAACAAGAATGCCGAGTGCTACAATAAATGAAGCTAAATTCCATAAGATGCTGATCATTACGTACGCTCTGCTACTAATTCTTCTGCATAAATTCGAGCTATTCTATCTAGCTCAAGTAAGCTTTCCAAACTCTCTGTACTAAGAGTCGATAAGCGACACACTTTAGACATTATTTTATCATTAACAATCGCTATATCAGTGAATTTAAGTTTCCGGTCTAAAAAAGCTTGAACCGACACTTCATTTGCAGCATTAATAGCGGTTGTAGCGTGCTGGCCAGTATAACAAGCGTCTATTGCCAATTGTAGGCAAGGGTAGCGTGACATATCTGGAGCTAAAAATGTAAGTTCAGCGAGTTGAGTAAAATCCAACGATTTCACACCAGAAAGAATTCTATTCGGGTAAGACATCGATAACGCTATCGGTGTGCACATATCAGGTTCACCAAGTTGGGCAATGACAGAGCCATCGTTATATTGCACCATCGAATGTATAACAGATTGGGGGTGAATCAATACTTTTAATTGATCTTGTCTAGCATTAAATAGCCATTTTGCCTCAATAAACTCCAAACCTTTATTCATCATAGTGGCAGAATCAACAGAAATTTTTGGACCCATCGACCAATTAGGATGAGCAATCGCCATTTCAGGAGTCATTTGAGGTAAGGTTGAAATATCGCTATAGCGGAATGGGCCACCAGAACCCGTGAGTAAAATAGACTCAACACCGTTGGCTTGTAAATCACAGTAACCAATATCCGCTTGGACATTTTGAGATAAGCATTGAAAAATTGCATTATGCTCACTATCTACGGGTAAAATCTGCGCTCCGTACTGTTTTGCCGCATCAATAAAAAATTGGCCAGACATCACTAAAGATTCTTTATTGGCTAATAAAATACGCTTTCCAGCTTTAACTGCTGCCATCGTAGGTAATAAGCCTGAAGATCCAACAATCGCAGCCATGACCATATCAACCTTAGGGGAAGATGATATTTCACACAGACCATCCATCCCTGCAAGTACCGAGGTTGGACTTTTAATAAACGCTAATTTTTTTTGTAGCTGTAAAGCACTAGCATGATCGGCCATCACCGCGTATTCAGGCTGCCACTTTAGACATAGCTGATACATTTTATCAACATTGGAGTGAGCCGCTAAAGCATAAACAGAGAAATCATCTCGATTGTGCTCAATAACTGACAATGTACTTGCGCCGATGGATCCCGTCGCACCTAAAATTGTTATCTTTTTCATATAAAATTAACCATTAGATTTGAGAATATCGAAAAGACACAAGTTATTGACAAAGGAAGTACAACAGAGCAAAAACAGGAAAAGCAGCGATTAGGCTATCAATGCGGTCAAGTATTCCACCATGACCCGGTATGATATTACTGCTGTCTTTAATATTGGCCACTCTCTTGAGCATACTTTCAACTAAATCACCTAATACTGAAATAACAACCGTAATAAACGTAATAGCTAGCATTGCGATCCAGCTCGTAAAATGGATATCTAATAATTGTGAGCCAAACCAACCAACGACCATAGCAAGAACCACGCCGCCTAATAAGCCTTCTAACGTTTTATTAGGGCTGACATTCGGTGCCATTTTATGTTTCCCAAATGTTTTCCCCGTAAAATAAGCTCCCGTATCAGCAGCCCAAACGAGTAAACAAACAAACATAACTAATTTAGCGCCGTGGTAGGGATGGACGTCATAGCTCTCTGCTCTTAATAAAAAAACAGCCCATAAAAACGGAATCAATGACAACATTCCAAAAATATGTCTTGAAGAAATACAGTTTTGCCAAAACTTCATCCTTTTAGGATAGGTTAATGCAAGTACACTAGCAAAAACCCACCATACACTACCAAGCGCTAGCAGCCATAAATGACTCTGATTCACCATGGATAAACTTTGTGTATCAAATGGGAAAACAACAAAACTGATAGCTAAAACAGCCAGAGAAGGAAGCAAACTTATTTTACGGGATTTAGGCTCAACAAATTGTGTCCACTCCCAGAACCCCATTATAGATACCGCAGTTAGCGCAATAATGAAAAAAGGAATTGAAAGTTCAAACACCCCCCATACAACAAGAGGGGCTAATATAAGTGCTGTAATAATTCTTTGTTTCAAACGTTAATCCTTTATTTTTCTTTCATCAACGATTGAAGTTGCTCGCTCGTGCAACCAAACCGTCTTTCCCTGTTAATAAACCAAGTAATAGCATCTAGCAGCGCTTGTTCATTAAATTCGGGCCAAAATAATTCTGTAAAATACAATTCAGCATAAGCCATTTGCCAAAGCATGAAGTTACTAATGCGGCATTCACCACTTGTTCGTATCATTAAATCAACATCAGGAAGATCAGACATAGATAAATGTTGAGAAATTTTATCTTCGGTTATATTTTCAGGGATCAATTCACCACTGGCAACTTGAGTTGCCACATATTTAACCGCTTCAGTAATATCCCAGCGACCACCATAGTTCGCAGCAACATTAATGACCATTCCTGAATTATTCTCAGTTAACGCTTCAGCATCAAAAATCTTCTGCTGTAATGCTTTGTTAAATCGAGTTTTATCCCCAATAACACGTAATTTCAAATTATTTTTATGTAATTTCTTCACTTCACGAGTTAATACGGTGATGAATAAATCCATCAACAAGCTGACTTCTTCTTCTGGACGTTTCCAATTTTCACTACTAAAAGCAAACAAAGTCACCACTTTAATACCTAAACGACTTGCGGTACTAATCGTGTCTCGAACCGACTTTACTGCCATACGATGACCATAAAGACGAGGCTTACCTTGCTTTTTTGCCCAACGACCATTTCCATCCATAATAATAGCAATGTGTTGAGGTAATAAATCTGATGAGAATTGAGAATTAGACATTATAGTATTCATTGTCGTGGGGGAAATATGCATAAAAAAAGCGCTATGCTGTCCAGCACAGCGCTTTTAAGCAAAAAATAAATGGATTTAGACTTCCATTAACTCTTTTTCTTTAACCGCAAGCAATTCATCGATATGTTTTACAGCAGCATCTGTGATTTTTTGAATTTCATCTTGTGCTTTACGATCCTCATCTTCCGAAATTTCTTTATCTTTCAGAAGCGATTTAAGATCAGCATTTGCATCACGACGAATATTACGAACAGCAACTCGGCCACCTTCTGCTTCACCACGTACAATCTTAACAAGATCTTTACGACGTTCTTCAGTTAATGCAGGAAGAGGAACACGGATAACCGTACCCGCAGACATTGGATTTAAACCAAGATCAGACTTCATGATGGCCTTTTCCACTGCTGGTGTCAGCTCTCTATCAAAAACAGTAATCGCTAATGTACGGGCATCTTCAGCAATGATATTAGCCACTTGATTTAAAGGGGTTGGGGCACCGTAATATTCAACAGAAATATTTTGTAGAATACTTGGATGTGCACGGCCTGTACGAATTTTTGAAAGGTTATTTTTAAGTGCTTCAACACTTTTTGCCATGCGCTCTTGAGCGTCTTTTTGAATTTCGTTAATCACGATATCACCTTGTTATTTGTATTGTCAGCAGAGCCATAGTATGAAAACTGAGGCCCGCATGTTCCATCTAAATTATGCTTGTTCGCTAATCAGAGTGCCTTCTTGCTCACCCATTACTACGCGACGTAATGCTCCAGGCTTATTCATGTTGAATACACGGATAGGCATTTTGTGATCACGAGCCAAAGTAAAAGCAGCTAAGTCCATCACTTTTAATTCTTTT from Vibrio casei includes:
- a CDS encoding isoprenyl transferase, translated to MSNSQFSSDLLPQHIAIIMDGNGRWAKKQGKPRLYGHRMAVKSVRDTISTASRLGIKVVTLFAFSSENWKRPEEEVSLLMDLFITVLTREVKKLHKNNLKLRVIGDKTRFNKALQQKIFDAEALTENNSGMVINVAANYGGRWDITEAVKYVATQVASGELIPENITEDKISQHLSMSDLPDVDLMIRTSGECRISNFMLWQMAYAELYFTELFWPEFNEQALLDAITWFINRERRFGCTSEQLQSLMKEK
- the rseP gene encoding sigma E protease regulator RseP, producing the protein MISILWNLASFIVALGILVAVHEFGHFWVARRCGVKVEKFSIGFGKSLWSRKAKDGVEYSISMIPLGGFVKMLDSRVDDVPDEQKHFAFNHKSLWRRSAIVAAGPAFNFFFAIFAYWLVFMIGVPAVKPVIGDVTPNSIIAKAGIEPGMELKEISGIQTSDWDSVNMALVSHIGDESIILKVSSPQDIGAVRTVTLDTSEWVFDPEIDSAMATLGFQPFRPEIISTISNVSEGSAAEKAGFKVGDKLVAINGQKVADWQEFIVAVKASPDQSIELQVNRNGLDEHITLIPDSKTLKNGDIIGFAGIAPSMGEWPETYRFEQKFGFFESIPKAVEKTGQIINLTLTMVKKLFTGDVGIKNLSGPISIAKGAGATADYGLVYFLGFLALISVNLGIINLMPLPVLDGGHLLFFAIEAVIRRPIPEKIQEVGYKIGSAAIFSLMLIAIFNDFARL
- the frr gene encoding ribosome recycling factor, translated to MINEIQKDAQERMAKSVEALKNNLSKIRTGRAHPSILQNISVEYYGAPTPLNQVANIIAEDARTLAITVFDRELTPAVEKAIMKSDLGLNPMSAGTVIRVPLPALTEERRKDLVKIVRGEAEGGRVAVRNIRRDANADLKSLLKDKEISEDEDRKAQDEIQKITDAAVKHIDELLAVKEKELMEV
- a CDS encoding phosphatidate cytidylyltransferase encodes the protein MKQRIITALILAPLVVWGVFELSIPFFIIALTAVSIMGFWEWTQFVEPKSRKISLLPSLAVLAISFVVFPFDTQSLSMVNQSHLWLLALGSVWWVFASVLALTYPKRMKFWQNCISSRHIFGMLSLIPFLWAVFLLRAESYDVHPYHGAKLVMFVCLLVWAADTGAYFTGKTFGKHKMAPNVSPNKTLEGLLGGVVLAMVVGWFGSQLLDIHFTSWIAMLAITFITVVISVLGDLVESMLKRVANIKDSSNIIPGHGGILDRIDSLIAAFPVFALLYFLCQ
- the bamA gene encoding outer membrane protein assembly factor BamA, producing MAIKRLWIMTLLMISTVAQAESFEVSDIKIEGLQRVALGAVLLKMPVRVGDRVDEQDASSIIQALYSSGNFEDVKVFRDGDVLLVKVKERPTIADISFSGNKAIKDEQLKQNLDASSIRVGEALDRTKLSTIEKGLEDFYYSVGKYNATVKAIVTPLPRNRSDLKFVFTEGVSAKIQQINFIGNEVYTDKELLSRFDLNADVPWWNFLADEKYQKQVLAGDIEKLRSYYFDRGYLKFQVTSTQVSISPDKKGVYITLNLDEGEPYKIKDVSFRGDLIGKDADFKAMVPFAVGDTYNGSLVTGLEDGIKKTLGESGYAYPKVQTIPEFDDIKKEVKLTVQVDPGNRIYVRDIRFTGNNITKDEVLRREMRQMESGWLNSKSIETGKARLNRLGYFETVDVQTQRVPGTDDQVDVVYSVKEANSGSINFGIGYGTESGVSFQVGLQQDNFLGTGNRIGINAMTNDYQKNISLEYRDPYWTLDGVSLGGKVFYSEFEASEAGIVDYTNQSYGTDLTWGFPVNELNYIELGIGYTHNKISNIDPYVQNEGFLNTQESAGNYDSQTGELNVNDYDVNISWTRNNLNKGYFPTAGNHQRATFKITVPGSDVPYYKMQYDAKQYIPLTKKQDFTLLLRGRLGYGNGYGSTDGNDNLFPFYENYYAGGFSSLRGFGSNSAGPKAVYDQGGSNGGNNPNYVATDESVGGNATATASIELIVPTPFASEEIQNSLRTSVFIDVASVWDTEFKYRDTDANMAGKDYYYDYSDPFAYRASYGIALQWVSPMGPLVFSMAKPIEIYDGDDEEFFTFTIGRTF
- the ispC gene encoding 1-deoxy-D-xylulose-5-phosphate reductoisomerase; translation: MKKITILGATGSIGASTLSVIEHNRDDFSVYALAAHSNVDKMYQLCLKWQPEYAVMADHASALQLQKKLAFIKSPTSVLAGMDGLCEISSSPKVDMVMAAIVGSSGLLPTMAAVKAGKRILLANKESLVMSGQFFIDAAKQYGAQILPVDSEHNAIFQCLSQNVQADIGYCDLQANGVESILLTGSGGPFRYSDISTLPQMTPEMAIAHPNWSMGPKISVDSATMMNKGLEFIEAKWLFNARQDQLKVLIHPQSVIHSMVQYNDGSVIAQLGEPDMCTPIALSMSYPNRILSGVKSLDFTQLAELTFLAPDMSRYPCLQLAIDACYTGQHATTAINAANEVSVQAFLDRKLKFTDIAIVNDKIMSKVCRLSTLSTESLESLLELDRIARIYAEELVAERT